The Brassica oleracea var. oleracea cultivar TO1000 chromosome C7, BOL, whole genome shotgun sequence sequence AGCAGTTCGACTCCGGCTGGCGTCGAACCCGGAAGAATGACAATTGACCCCCAAGGCTCTAACCAGTAGAGGTGACTCATCCCGTCACCTCTTCAGTTCTTCCTTACTAAATCAACATCTATCGTCGACTCATCATAACAAAAAAACATCAACGACCGACGCAAATAATCCTCCGGACTGCTAAATTTTCCCGATATGCACCGTACCCCATAAAACTGTACTCACGGGTTCATATAATATTTGACATTTAGAAAAGAAAAAAAGAGAATACATACTAGTACCCCTAGTACTACTGGTTTCCATTACTCCATAGTTATAGTTATGTCTTGGTTTTGAATTGTTGAAGACTTTCTACGAAACGCTTCGGTATGTTTGTCTGTCACTGGATCATGTTGTCTATCCAACAAAACCGAGACTATCAAAGATCAAAGTGATCTGAAGAAGACATATATATGTCATGTGTTTTTTTTCAATTGCATTGAAGTAAATGAGGATGGACGGGATACTGATTCTAAAATTTTAGGCGGATTTTGAAATTTCAAATGAGTACGATAACGGCAGTATTAAGTATTAAGAGTTACTTCACTGATAATTTCTGGAAATTTAGAAAACTTCATTGCGTGAAAGAATGGTCTTTACAAATTTCCCAAAGTTCATATCATAAAGGGATGATCATCTGTTTGTAGAGCTAACAGAAAGGAGAAAACAAAAAAGCTTTAAAACTCTTCATATAGTTTCCGCAATTGATTGAGCTTTTGTCTATGCATGTGTATGACGTGTGTACTTCTATCCCACCATTCTACGCATCACACGTGTGAAACTTTCTCTGCAAGGAATAGAAGAGAAAAAGAGGTTGGTCAATAACATATAATTCTCTAAGCTTGATGAGAAAGTGAACGAATGGCCACGAACTTCGCGTGAGTTGAAACAACAAACGTCAAAAAGGTATATAAGCTGATGTGGAGTTTCACATGAAAAGATATCCCTTTTGAACAATCCTTGGTCGATAAGAAAGAATAAGAAGATGACGTTTCAAAACTTTCACTTTCCATTAATTTGATTAGATGAGAAGCATTCCTTCTTTGATTATTAATCAAAAGCTTTATAAAAAGCTAAACAAGACTTGCTTACCCTGTGTTAAACAACCCTGACCTTGTTTTTGTCTCTGTGGTGTTTGATAATCTGAGCCAAAAGGTTGTCTCCAGCCACTTCTCTCATCTTCCGAACCAATTGATCTCTCTGAATTTTCCTTTTCTGCAACAAACCCCACATTGGATTAAAAGTAAAACACACCCGATTGAAAACCGTGTATTAATCAAGTTAACAAAGCAGAACATACCCTAAAATCATCGAAAGTTCTCATGATCAAGTTCATTCTTAAAGTATCCATCGACTTGGACAGCGACGACATCAGAGCAGCAAAACTAACCCGTGGCGAGCTCGGTCTAGCCGGAGAACCACCGTTACTTATAACTGAATAAAACCATCCTCAAATTAGCACTAAAAGCATCTCCAAAAATAACCTTATTGAACGAAGAAAAAATGCTATATATACCTGTGAGACGAGGAGACTTGAAACTGACGATATAAGTAGGTAAGATGTACGAGTTCATGGTAGAGCTCCATATGATATACTTTCTAGGATTCTGCACATCATCCACACCAGAATCGAATTCAACCGAGCTAGGATACGCTTGTTTAGATCCTGAGATGATCTCCTCAGGCTTCCCAAGGATCAAACGGCATAGGAGAAGATGCCTTAAGCCTGCTTCTTCGTCTTCCTCTGTAGCTTCGGCTCTGTAAAAAAAAAAATCTCTGTTAGTACCATCACCAATCGTACATTCAAGGGAGGAGAAGATCGGACTTACGCGAAGAGGGAGAACTTAGAAGGAACAAGATGGATTCCGATTCCGTTAGGCGAAGAATCGTCGATCTCGCGGCTGCTGAATCCGTACGTGATGATACGTTCGAGATCTTCTCTGGAAGCACCGTACCAACCGTATTTCACGTTGGGATCTCCACCGTTCTTCCTCGCCATGGCTTCCGTGAAGATGCGAAAGGCTAGAGACTTGGCTCTCGTGGTGATCGCGTTGGGAGATTTCTTACGTATAGTGACGATCGTGGTGGCGTTAGCGAGAGTGGCGCCGAAGCCGAAGAGGAAACATTTCGTGATGACGTCGTGCTCTTGGTCTCCTTCGCGGAGAAGAATCGTTGAGTCGGTGGAGGACGAGGAGGAGGCGTCATCGGAGAGTGGATCGAGAATCTCGCCGTTATCGAGTTCGATCTCTACCTGCGCCGCCATCACCAAGTGGAAAGAAAGTGCGAGAAAAATGAGAGAGAGAGAGAAGTTTTCTTGGGGAAATGTGGAAGCAGAGTCGTCCTCTCTCTCTCTCTCTCTCCAACGTTATAAACGGTTGGTTACAAGCGGTGCCGTTAGTTCCATTTAGCTTGCGCAACAAGACATCTCCCTCGATCACATATGGAATGACATTTTTACCCCTATACGAAAATTAGGTTCCGTGCCACGGGGGAATAATGGCGCTAACTATTATTCTCACGCGACTATTGTTTTTTTTTCTTCTATTGTTTGTTTATGGTATCGTCTTGTTCTCTCATATTTTGCGGGTAAAAAGTTAGGTTCTAATTACTTATTTACATTTTTGGTTTGGGTTTCAATGAAACTGTTTTCATGGTAAGGTTTTCAAGAATATTCTACAGAAGCAATATTGATGGTTGTTTCTTATGGAAGCATTAGATTGATAGTAGCCACATGTAGAGGTAATAAATTCGGCTAAAAGTGGTTAGGTTTTTCCTTTCAAAGCATGCCTTGCTCAGTTGTCTAAAGTTTTGGTTTTACTTATTTGATAGAAAAATATATCTCTTATTAGAATATGTAGCTCTATTATTAAAATTGTACTAAAAACTGTTTTTCAAATTAGGATTGTGTGAAAAGAACAAGTTAATATTAATTCATTAAAAAAGTAACGAAGGTTGGCGTTATAAGATGAACAATATGGACAAGTTAATGACTCATGCTAATAACAACGTTGAAAATGAATTTAGTTAATCGTCGGTTCAACGAAATATTTTAGCGAAAAAATGTAATTATTATAGATTCATATTTGAATAACCGACGTTGGAAAATGTTTGTATTTGTTGAAAATATGTCACTGAAAGACGATTAAAAAAGCGTGTTCGCTTTCTTGTTCTGTGATATACAATAATAATAGTTTTGCTTAAATCCACATAACTTAGCTTTTTCAAAAAACAAAAAAAGAAAGCGAACACGCTTCATTGCAGGCGAAGTGTGCCAAACATGAGTTATATGGGTTGGGCTTTGGTAATTTGTCCCCTAATGAAAGCTCATTTATATTTCCATATAAAAAGGCCCGCTAAAGAATTAGGGCTGATAACGCAGTCAGAGATGTACAGTGGATACTACTGTCAAAAAGCTCCTCCAATTTCTCAGGGAATAAATCTGAGACTCGACTTTTCAATAACCGACAGTTCTGATAATATAATTGAGTGAAAGTAATACATACCGCTGCTCCCCTTCTCGAGCTTTGTAAAGCCATTCTTGGTAGGCGCCTTTAGTTTTTGTTCTTTACTGGCTAAAACCCCTCGGAAAGTTAGAACTACGTGGTCTAACAATTAATAAGGGGTAGGCACAGGACAAGTACCGACCGGCTAATTTCTGATACTTGACTCACGTTTAACTTGTTCTAGTAGTTAAATTTGTTACGTGTACTTAACTCATTTAAAATGAATACTTGTCTTTTTATATTAAAATGAATACTTGTTATACCAAAATTTGGAATACTTGTAAGTTATGTTCCACTACTTACTCAAATTCACAATATTTGAAACTCAAAATAGAAAAGATTTTGGATTGGAAATAGGATAATTTTTTTTTTTAAACCACAGATATTTATTGAGCTTTGTTTACAGTTTCATAAATTTCAATATTTATATTGATTTTTGTTTATAAAGATATAATTGATAACAACACTTATTTAATGAATATTAAGTATAATTATTATATGAAAAAAAGAATAGTAAGTAAACGAGTCAAGTACAGCAATAACGAAGTTTGATACTTGACTTATCCTTGTAAGTAATAAGAGTTAGATACTTGTTATCCGATTTGACGATAGCAAGTAACAGATACAAACCTAGTACTGAGTTTTTATGCCCAGCCTTACTAATATCAACAGTTATTCCATAAATTTTTCGAAACTTTTGGAATTTACATAAAAATTTTACATATGTATGCTGAATTTATTCAGTACCTTAGATATATACAGTATCTATTGTATATATCACACCATGAGATTACGAACTTTGATAGCTTCAGCTCCAAGTTCCATACCCATAAAATCAAGCAAGAAAAAAAAAGACACACAAAAGAAAGGAAGCAGTTAAGACAAAATAAGCATAAATAAAGTTGTTTGTTCTTGTACAAATCAATACCATTAGTGTCTTGGTCGGAACTCAATGTCAGGACCTCCACGTCTTATTTCGCCTCCAGCATGTTGGTCTCCGTTTTCCTCCGGTAGCTTAAATCTCACTCCATGTTTGATAACCGGAGGAAGAGGTGGTCCTCCTCCGCCTCTTTCTTCTCTCTTGTCACCAAATCCCGATTCTATATCCTCTCCGTAATCTCTTCCAGAGGGTTTCTCAACATGGTCAGGCCGTTTCATATCCAACCCAAACTCCAAATCACCTCTCTCCCTCGGCTCACGATCCACAGGCCGAATCTCACGGCTCTTCTTAGACGAACCTTTCTCATGCTTTGGCTGCTTGGCAGCACGGCTTTCACGGTTGCATAGCCTCCCGAAGACACAAGCCAGAACCGACAAGACAAGGATCACAGCAAGAACTATGAAGACCGTCCCAAAGGAACCGCGTGAGCCAGAGGAGGAAGAAGAAGATGATGCAGATGGATATGGATACTGCTTAGTGTATGCGTTTGGATACACAACAACAGGCTGCTGCTGCATTTGTTGTACTCCTTGGTCTCCCATTTTCTCGTAGGTTTTGGTTTATGTTTGGTTCTTAGAGATAAAATCAAGAAATGGTATAAGAAGATGTTGAAGTTGTCAGATGTTGGGGAAGTTTACTTTGGGGTTCTTTGAGTAGAGATCAAGGAGGGTTATTGAGAAGGTACTTGTGGAACAAGAAATGTAAATATGCTTCATTCCATGTGAGATTAGATTAATAAAATCATTTTGTGGTTTCAAAGAAAGCCACTAATTAATATGTATCACACAAAAGTGACGAGTGATGAAAGGAATAAGACTAATGGGTCTGAAACCAAAGTTTTAAATTGAGAGAACATTCTTTGTTGTTTTTCTTTCTTTCCTTTTAATAAAGAGAGACAACTAAAGTGATTCTTTGTGATGTGTAAGTGAAAGGAGAGAGTTGCACTTTGGAACAATTATGTTTTCTTTGTGAGAAGATAAAGTGGGATTTTGTACAAATTTTCATCTTTTCCGAAAAAATCAAAAGATTTATGGAGTGGGCTTAACCAATCATTGACGACTCTATATTTTACATGCACTAGTTTCAAGTTCTTATATGTGCATATGTATGTGTAGTAAAATTACAAAACTATAAAGAAGTTATTTTACAAAAAAGAATACTATGAAGAAGTAATTAGTATACATACTCGCTTTATATTTAACAAGTGTATTTAGTATTTTACGCAATTCATATGCTGATATTGTTAAGAGAAATTCTTGGGTTCACCCCAGGGGTGAACCTCTAGGTTCACCAACCAATAGTGGTTGAGTTGAGTATTTGATATTTGATATATTTTAAAAATGAAATAAAATTGAATATTCAAATTAAATTAAATTTTTAAAATAAAATAATAAAAATACATAAAATTAGTTACAAAAAATAAATTAATTAATATTGTTAAATTTTCAGCAAAATACTAAACTCTATACCCTAAATCCTAAACCCTAAACCCTAAACGTTAAACCTTAAACTTTGGATAAACTCTAAACCGTTGGAAAATCTTAAACCCTAAATCATACATTAAAAACTAAATTTTACTTGCACTAAACCCTAAATCCTAATCACTAAACCCTAAACCCTTGGNNNNNNNNNNNNNNNNNNNNNNNNNNNNNNNNNNNNNNNNNNNNNNNNNNNNNNNNNNNNNNNNNNNNNNNNNNNNNNNNNNNNNNNNNNNNNNNNNNNNNNNNNNNNNNNNNNNNNNNNNNNNNNNNNNNNNNNNNNNNNNNNNNNNNNNNNNNNNNNNNNNNNNNNNNNNNNNNNNNNNNNNNNNNNNNNNNNNNNNNNNNNNNNNNNNNNNNNNNNNNNNNNNNNNNNNNNNNNNNNNNNNNNNNNNNNNNNNNNNNNNNNNNNNNNNNNNNNNNNNNNNNNNNNNNNNNNNNNNNNNNNNNNNNNNNNNNNNNNNNNNNNNNNNNNNNNNNNNNNNNNNNNNNNNNNNNNNNNNNNNNNNNNNNNNNNNNNNNNNNNNNNNNNNNNNNNNNNNNNNNNNNNNNNNNNNNNNNNNNNNNNNNNNNNNNNNNNNNNNNNNNNNNNNNNNNNNNNNNNNNNNNNNNNNNNNNNNNNNNNNNNNNNNNNNNNNNNNNNNNNNNNNNNNNNNNNNNNNNNNNNNNNNNAGGTTCACCCTAGGGGGTGAATCTAGAGGTTCACCCTAGGGGGTGAACCCAAGAATTTCCCTATTGTTAATAGGTGAATAATATCAACTGAATAACAGAAATTAAAATAATTACTTTACATTAAAACTTATAATTCAAATAAACCTTATAAAAGAAATACGAAAAATATACCCTTTGATTACATATTTATTCCTTTCCCGTTAACAGAGATAAAAACAACCTCATTTCTGAAATCAAATTATCAAGACGCCATGCTAATACGGACTAATACGTAATCAATTTCGATTAGTGAGACGAGAATGGAATAATGTCTCGTCTCTGTTAAGTGAAATAAACACTGAATTTTATTATGACAATTTATTTTTATGTAAATATTACAAAGTAAGAGCTATATGTATACATCATGCTAGTTTATCCTTGAGTTCTTCTATTATCTTTGGTGCAATCGTTTGATATGCCTTCTCGCTAGGGTGGGCACGATCCCAAAATACGTAACGAGATGCATCCGGGCACGGAATAGGCGATGTCGTCGGCATATAACACGCATCAGCCACTTCAGTAAACCCTAATAATTCCAAATTATATAGAATAACATTTTAGTCTCTAGACCAAAAAAAAACAAAGAATATTTTATTCTTGAAAATATATCTACAATGATCAAAGTATGTATTTGTTTAATAATTGAGTAACATATTTACCTGAAGCCTGAGGATTGTTGACGAGATCAAGAAGAGAATTATACATGTCTACGTAGGAAAACTTGGCACCAGGAAGTTTTGTCTCGAGAGTGTTAAATATCACAGATAAATTTTTGTTGAATGTATCAGCCCACTGATTTTCAGGGACTGAACATAATTTCGATATATCTCCATCAATTTTTCTTATTCCTGGCAAGCAACCTAGGGGTACCGTTCCAAGAACCGCAAACTTTCTTGCACCCATATCATATAGACTCTTGAAATAACAAAAGACAAATATTAATAAAGTTCTGAAAATAATAGCTATGTACCTTTAAGAGATTTTCAGTCCAAGTGACCATGAGATCAGTGTAAGCTGAAGTAGTGGATTGTGACCTCCCAGTCCAAAAGGTGAAGACAAGATCATTGTTTCCAGCTGAGGTTAAATAAACGGCGTTTGATATAATTGCGTTTGTTTTTTCTTGGTTTCCTAAAACCCCGTTTAGTTTAGTGACATACTCTTTGAAATCTTTCACCTGATCTGGCACCCATATAACTCCCTATATACACTCATTCCACAAGGCATACGTACACTAAATGAGTGATAATTAAAATTCATAACACAGTTAAAAACTCTATTCAAAATGTCATATTTACTTGTGGCTTGGCAGTGCGTTCATCGAGTCCGGATCCACCGGATGCGAAGCAAACACCGGTCGGGAGATCATTGTTCGAAAGGTTGGGATCATGATAAGCTGGTAAGAGTGGTTTTAAACTCAAACCTTCGGCTGTACAAATAGACTACGATCAAATTAAATAACATATGGTAAAATAGAAATTTGATTAGTAGTAAGATCATGACTATTATTGAAAGTAGTTTTATCTAACTATTATTTTAAAATAGATGTTAACGTTAACATATATATATACAACCGGGCCTCGTAGCCTGGTGGTAAAGGAACCTCGGCTGAGGTGCCCGCCACCCGACTTCGAGCCCCGGCCACGGGGGGTATTTACATGGGCTGCCTCCCGCCCTCCAGACCACTTCGCGTAACCAGGGGCCCTTAAGTGGACGCTTAAAAATCCTGTAATGGCTTGGGCTTCGGCCCGGTGGGCTAGTCGATCACGCA is a genomic window containing:
- the LOC106304108 gene encoding uncharacterized protein LOC106304108, with translation MGDQGVQQMQQQPVVVYPNAYTKQYPYPSASSSSSSSGSRGSFGTVFIVLAVILVLSVLACVFGRLCNRESRAAKQPKHEKGSSKKSREIRPVDREPRERGDLEFGLDMKRPDHVEKPSGRDYGEDIESGFGDKREERGGGGPPLPPVIKHGVRFKLPEENGDQHAGGEIRRGGPDIEFRPRH
- the LOC106304015 gene encoding probable inactive poly [ADP-ribose] polymerase SRO2 isoform X1, giving the protein MAAQVEIELDNGEILDPLSDDASSSSSTDSTILLREGDQEHDVITKCFLFGFGATLANATTIVTIRKKSPNAITTRAKSLAFRIFTEAMARKNGGDPNVKYGWYGASREDLERIITYGFSSREIDDSSPNGIGIHLVPSKFSLFAAEATEEDEEAGLRHLLLCRLILGKPEEIISGSKQAYPSSVEFDSGVDDVQNPRKYIIWSSTMNSYILPTYIVSFKSPRLTVISNGGSPARPSSPRVSFAALMSSLSKSMDTLRMNLIMRTFDDFRKRKIQRDQLVRKMREVAGDNLLAQIIKHHRDKNKRKFHTCDA
- the LOC106302808 gene encoding GDSL esterase/lipase At1g23500-like; the protein is MLLKNWLVFAFFLLALACVCFFFVGHAHPQGISGNANVSALFAFGDSILDTGNNNNLTTLSKCNYFPYGRNFVGGKATGRFGNGRVFSDLIAEGLSLKPLLPAYHDPNLSNNDLPTGVCFASGGSGLDERTAKPQGVIWVPDQVKDFKEYVTKLNGVLGNQEKTNAIISNAVYLTSAGNNDLVFTFWTGRSQSTTSAYTDLMVTWTENLLKSLYDMGARKFAVLGTVPLGCLPGIRKIDGDISKLCSVPENQWADTFNKNLSVIFNTLETKLPGAKFSYVDMYNSLLDLVNNPQASGFTEVADACYMPTTSPIPCPDASRYVFWDRAHPSEKAYQTIAPKIIEELKDKLA
- the LOC106304015 gene encoding probable inactive poly [ADP-ribose] polymerase SRO2 isoform X2 — translated: MAAQVEIELDNGEILDPLSDDASSSSSTDSTILLREGDQEHDVITKCFLFGFGATLANATTIVTIRKKSPNAITTRAKSLAFRIFTEAMARKNGGDPNVKYGWYGASREDLERIITYGFSSREIDDSSPNGIGIHLVPSKFSLFAAEATEEDEEAGLRHLLLCRLILGKPEEIISGSKQAYPSSVEFDSGVDDVQNPRKYIIWSSTMNSYILPTYIVSFKSPRLTVISNGGSPARPSSPRVSFAALMSSLSKSMDTLRMNLIMRTFDDFRKRKIQRDQLVRKMREVAGDNLLAQIIKHHRDKNKVRVV